DNA sequence from the Scophthalmus maximus strain ysfricsl-2021 chromosome 1, ASM2237912v1, whole genome shotgun sequence genome:
TAACTTGACCGTAACAATCTCATggttacatttttcttcattaggCTCATGAGCCAGTCCTCATGCTGAATAACTTGTTTATACAAAGCATAGAGTAGACATgtagcagtcacacacacacacacacacacacacacacacacacacacacacacacacacacacacccacactaacacacaaacacacacacacacacacacacaaagtcatttaATCATATCATGTACACACATAATTGCATCAGTGGTTTGGTTTGGGTTGGGAATGAGGGGGAAGTTGGAAAATGAACTTTCTATAATCCTGTTTGTGCAGCGATCACACAACTCTATTTCACACTGTAGATTTTATATTCAGTAAAACCTCTTCCATATGTTTGTTTACTGCGTACCCTTGTTACTATGTTAATTAGGTCATGTGTCAGCCTttatattgattaaaaatagTCTATGATTGTGGCCTTTTAACAACTGGcacttgttttattgtttgttttctttgatgtCACAAACAGGCGAGGATAGATACACGACTAGCGGAGTTTATGAGACAGATGAGATACACAAAGTTCCCTTTAACAACCACTTACATCATCTTTGTCTTGCAAACGTTGTACAAATTTAACTATAAACTAATGTAATACCGATTTTGAAATGATGACAGGTGTGTCTTGGCACAGCACATCCCTTAGTTGTAGTGCTGAGTGTGACTGCATAAGGAAGAACAATATGTCGAGAATTTCATCCTTTCAAAATACGTCAGCCCATAAATGCATCACAAATCCACAACCTGTTGTTCAATATTACCATGAGTCAGCTCATGAGTGTAGCTAAGAGGCAGATATCTTTCTGACTAGTAGGCCTATCATCAAATGAACATCAAACTATTTATAAAAAGGTGAAATGTTCAGAGGTGATCTCAGAGGTTGTCTTGGGGtccttaaattaaaaacaaaagctaaaaaaaagttatttgttATATACAGTTACATTTACTATGCACAGTTACAGTATTTGTGGGCAACCTTATACCTCAGCATCAGACACTGACTTCTCTTTACTACGACTGGTGACCATTGAGTTTGTGTAAGTATAAGAGCGAGAAACCTCTTCCTGGAAGGCAGACTCCAACACATTCAGGATGGATTTGCGGACTTTTTCCTTGAAGTCTTGGCCCATGAACACATAGAGCAGTGGGTTCAGGCAGCTGTTGAGAAAGGCCAGGCTGGTGGCTATGGGGATACCGATAGTGATGATATGGTCTAATATCTCAGTTGAATGGATTGCTGTGTGATTAACCATCTCAATCAGAGCCATGATGTGATATGGAGCCCAGCAAAGGAAGAAAGTGGTGATTACGGCAGCGATGATCTTAAAGGGGCGACTTGACTGGCTGGCCAGGGTGCGGTTCCTCCTGAGACGATGGATGATCACAGCATAACAGGAGACAATGACAGTGAAGGGGACAACAAATCCCAGGAGGAAGCGGGTGATGGTCATGGTCTGATGACGAAACTGACGCAGCTGATTCACAGATGGTGTTTCATAGTCATCAGAAAGAGCAAAGTTGTTAAAGCAGTTGATTATGTCTTCATTATGATACGATGGACCAGTGTCCTTGAAGATGAAGTATGGAGCGCTGAGAATCAGAGCCAGTACCCAAACACCCAGACTCACACAGGATGCCTTACGTACACTTCGGTGGTTCTGGGCCCAGACGGGCCAAACCACTGACACATATCTGTCCACACTGATCACTACCAGGATGTAGACACTGGCAAACATGTTCAGAAAGCTTACAGTGCTGTTCAGTTTGCACATGAAGTTGCCGAAAGGCCAGTGGAAATCCATGGCCGTGTACGTCACACTCAGGGGCAGGAATGCCGTAAAGAGGAAGTCGGCCACAGCAAGGTTGAGGAACCAGACTGTGTTAACCGTTTTCTTCATCTTGAACCCGGTCACCCAGATAACCACTCCATTCCCGAACACACCGAGAACAAAGGCCAGGCAGTAAACAATGAGAGACATGATGTTCAGAGACTGTCTCAGCTCAGCGTGCTCGTCCTTGTAGTCATACTCTTCTTCGTCGTTGTACAACGAGCCATTCCTTCCAGTGATATctgttgtgttcatgttgtaGAAAGGGGAAGCAGTCATGAGCTCCATCATGGTCTTAGAAcctgaaacaaaataaatgaaaataagttaACCTAGCGGTCAAAAACAGTCCTCAATGACACATTAGATTAACGTTTACCTAAATTATTGAAGtcaaaaaatgtaagaaaattgAATCCACTCTTGGAAATTGGCTCAACAAATttggattcatttatttctgttcctGAAAAAGGCCAAGAGAGGATGCTGTTTGCGGGGCATGAGCCTTGAACTCTGTAATCATGGGGCAGCAGGCTGGCCGCTGCTTCACAACCTTCTCATGAACCATAACAGACATTGAGCCAAATCTTCATGGCACTTTGTAGAAAGCCTAGCAACTTTCCaatgatacaaaacaaaacgaaaaaacacCAATCACTGTAAGCCCTGCACAACCTGCAAACATCCCACCAAGTTTCCCTCCACATCAACGCGTAAAAGTGGAATTagatgaacccccccccccccttttttttaaagttcagaaCTGTGGGAAATTAAACCTCTGATGCATAAAAGCAGCTGCACCCACATGGGCttaattcctttttgtttcttgtatCATATTTGAGGAGAAGCAGCAAAGCGCTTGAAAAGAACCGATTCAGATGCCAGACGAAGATGTTTGCCCCCATGACATGACTTACAACCTGGATGCTTCTGTTGTCCTCCGAACACCCTCGTCTGATTCACTGAGCCAAAGGTttgtgagagtaaaaaaaaaaagatgcagtaCCTTTCCCCGAAGTGTCGGTCCGTCGAGAATGTGTCCGCGGCAAACTCACGCAACTCCGGACAACTCCGACAAATCCAAGGGAACTGCGGAGCTCGGATCCCGGACTCCTTAAATATGTGACGTCATCGCTCACACACAGGCGGGAccacgaaacacacacacacacatacactaacacacacacacacacacacatatacactaacacacacacacacacacacacacacacacacacacaaatccatcaAACTTCAACGGATATGCACTCTGGGCAGATTAGTTTAATGtgagaggaaacattttctaAAAGGAAATACAATTTTGGCTTTGTTGATAAATGGACTACATTAATGCATAAACCAAACCACTGATGCAATTATGTGTGTACATGATATGATtaaatgactttgtgtgtgtgtgtgtgttagtgtgtgtgtgtgtgtgcgtgtgtgtgcgtagccTGTGTTACACACTTACTCCCTGGCTGCTGCCTGACAACTCGATCCGCTCTCAACTTCTCTGCAGATGATTGGAAGTCTGACGCAAAATGTCTTGCTAAGACACGTTTTGTCTTCTTCACTCGCCACATGATCCATTGGGAAACTCCAATAGTGAAAAAACCAAGTAACCAAATGACTGAATGCATAAATTGTGGGTTTGCTGAGATGACTTCTCGTGTTCTCCAATGATCCTgctgtgtaatgtgtttttcGTTTGCTCGAGGTTACGTATAATGGCTCTGTGTGGACCTGGTCGCTGTCTGGACATCATGTAGGTCAGATTTGTCTTTAAATATCCCTTCTCTTTACCGTGCACTGTGTATACGAATCTCACAGCAGAACCTGTTGCTTGGTCAGGTTCCCAAGTAGTTTCTTTTTCCTAACATGGTTGGTTACTCCCTGTTTGCCACTGTCCACTTGAAGCTGGACACAACTGTGATACAGCTGTTGATCCAGACTTCTAAGGAAAACAGTATTAGGGGTAATCCCACACGTGTTCCTGTTCGTCAGCATCCCACCTTCCACTTTTATTCGGatcttttttgaaatgtcaaaagagTGCTATCAGTTAGATAAGAGTTATACTGAAAAGGAGACCACTGAGCAAAAAATATACTACTAAACATACAAAATGCCCTTTTCTACTAGagatttaaagtattttttgtaatttgctgaaacaaaaaaatgtgcatcaACTCTAAATGTGTGATGTTTTGGCTGCTATAGAGAAtgctttttacatttgacatttactGAACAACCATGCAATACTTATTTTCTATCTGTGCAAATTCATTGTCTTGTGTGCAAACCCGTTCACACTGATGTAGTATGTTTATTGcgttgtattttttattcttcattgtgtttatattgtatgtttACTCATTCATTACTGTTTCTATTTTTGACTatcccctttgctgctgtaacacggCATGTCTCTCCATCGTGGGACTTataaaggattattttatcCTTCAGTGTGCTAAAAGACGAAGATTCATAAGTGCATCTTTTAGCAAATGGGATGTACTGTAGGTATGGGAAGGAATTGGACCAGCAAACAGTTTAGACATTGCAAGTCTGAAGGGAAGTGATAGCCACCTCTAAGCTTTTTAATTGTGTCATAACAACAACTTCAGAAATGCAACACAACATTAAGAGACAATAACGTTAGAAACattataatgagaaaaaaatggacatgGGGCCGTGTTGGCTGGAGAGACTGTaaatcatcctcctctcccccgaGTGGAGCCCTACCTTTCAGTGGGGGAGAAATGTTACATCTGAGTTTGACTTCATGGTCATATTTCCTCCCACACGGTTCCTCTTTACTCTCGATTCAGCTGCCCCACAACCCACACATTTGTGCACGTGTAAGTTCTATGTTTCTTTTCCATGTGAATTTTCCATTGAAGATTGCAAAATATGAAGATTAGGCCGTTTCCTCAATTGTTGTCATCTGtgtttcttcacatttcagtAACATCAGAGTATACACACCGACGTTAAAGCAAAACTGTCAGTGTCCATGATGAATTCTCACTATGTGGTTTAGTTTGACATCCTGGAGCAGAGACTCGAAAAAGCCAACTTCACCAAACAAGAATTTAGACAGATGTTGCAAAGAACTTTGCCAACATCTTTCACAAGTATTGAAAGCAGCTGTTTTGTGCAAACGTATATTTAGATAATAGTCAGTCGACAGTACACGTTTGGCCAAGTTGTTGCCATGTAGTAAACTTGTCTTAAATTCAAAGATCTCCAAATTTTACAGTATAAACTTCTTAATTGATCTAATAATAAACACAACGGGCGAAATTTTGCAAAACCACAAGAGGAAGTTGCCTGAATGAAAATCTGAGGTCACGAGGACGATAGCGACTCAAACTATCAGACATAGAAGCGTCTTTGTGATAGCGGTGGTATTGGTGGTCTAACATCACATCTTCTACGAGATGCTCAAACCTCAAACGCTTGAACGGATCCGATTTGCACAGTGTGAGCTCGAACCTGCCCAGCCCTAAAACTGAGTCCCCTGctaatgtgcacacacacaacacaggaaCCGTGTCCTGCCAAAAGTCCAGAtgtgagggggaggaagaaatgaaggagagagggggaagaaagagagagagagagagagtggaagagaaggagcgagagactatacgtgtctgtgtctgtggacaGACGCTCAGCCTCTGCATGAGTTCAGAGCAACACCCGTATTTGAGTGTGTAGGCAGGAAGACTCATATCTCTGTTGTCTTtgccctttccttttttttttcttcttttttacaaaaacatggAGCATTTGAAAAACTTCCTCAATGAGAGCTCTCTTACACCAGGACCAAAACCGATTCACTATAACTGCAGGAAACTGTTTAAAATAAACGGACCCCTGGTTAACTTTTCAATCACTCCTTAAAACGGTTGTGCTGTTCTGCTCCATTTGTGACGCTAAGCGACACGCCAGTTTTAGCTGAAGTCTAGACGGTATGACTGTTTTGATTAATTTGGTCATGATACCTCTATGCAATACGTCCACcactttttgtttctgtgctgaaatgtgctttttgaaacaatttttttcgcCGTCTGAGTCTTAAAGAGAACGTAGAGGCAGAGCATTCTGCTGGTGTCTGTAGGGGATATTAATAGCGATCCCAAGGCTATAGTTTGAGGCAAGCCTTCAGAGCCCAGGGCTTGCCAGAGTTCTTGATTTACCAACCAAACGTGTAATTATGTGTGTGCCACACAAATACCAATTTGGGTGTGTAAAACAACTAGCGGAGGTTTGAAGGGAATTTAGTCTCAGCCGTGGGTGATAAATGGAGTTGGAGTTGGGGGGTTTATTATTCACTTCAGCAGCTGGGAGGCCGGGGGAGTCACCTGAAAGGCACAACTAAGAAACGTGCATGTTTTtgagtgtctttgtgtgtgggaCAGTGGTGTACTAATGACATACTCCGGCTCCCAACACCACTGTAGTACACCcagtatttttctttgctgttgaATGCAAAACACTGTGAGCTCAGAGCATTTCTGAATCCGCGGCTCCTTCTGCAGAGGTGCTGGGGGCTGAGTGAAAAAGGTGGTACGCTAACTAACCCTCGTGCTGAAATCTCTCAACGGCAAACGCACTGTCATGAAGACACAAAGAGTGGGAATCCGCTGTGTGCTGAAACCTCAAAGGTTTGTTGCTCTTTTTGCGGTGCTGACTGGAAATCAAATCCTCTGTCTCTCGGGTGCGGAGAGGTCaggaattttgtttttcaagtcaCGGCCGGTGCCAATGGCTTTCGTCCTTGTGGCTCAGCGACGGTTGTTTCCATGAAATACACCACacgcagggggaaaaaaaagccgaACCTCAATAACTTAAACCACTTCCTTACATTCGTCCCTGCTTTCAACCACAACGGCTGGTCCCCCTCAGCAGACCTAAAGGATATGAATAATCGGCCCGGGCTCTGTCTGAGAGCAAACAAGCCTGGCGATGCATAAGTCAGACCTCTGACACAGTGCTCGCTCTGTGTCCAAGGATATTTTGAGGTACAGTGGAATGGGATTAGGGAAACCGGAACTGGTTACATGCAGAGAATGCCAGATGGTGAAATaagtggaagtttttttttcctttccatatATTGTAACCAAGGGTTACGGTggcaaatggggggggggggggattattgccaatttagatttttctctACCTCTGGAGGTTGCTGTTCTTGTCCTCTAGCCCCGTGTTTTCTGTTGAACGTGTAGTAAAAATGTATCTGTCCAGTGAAATCTCGTCGGaacaagtgaaacaaacaaGCGCACAATGGCGAACACATGCAATTTaagatgttttcatcttcacGGAGAGTGAGTTTCCCAACAGCCTGTGCCAAGTTGTTGGAATTGTTATCAAACGATCAAAGAGCACATGCAATGATATGCAGGTTGGAAAAGGAATGAGgctgacggtgtgtgtgtgtgtgtgtgtgtgtgtgtgtgtgtgtgtgtgtgccaccaCAGTAATGAGGGGGGAAGAACTTGCCTGTGCTGGATGGGAATGCGTTATATTTTAGTCTTAAGTGTATAATGATAGGGTTTGGGTAAATGTACCctcacatttaaatgttttcctgtctGGTGCTGATAAACACCTATGCTCATACATGAGTAACGGAGCCTTGTACCTACGTCTCCATTCTGAAGCTTTGACTCAGCAATGATATGCAGGTTTGCAATATTGGATCAGTGAGAGTGCTGAATTCCTTCAAGTACATCATTCCCAAAACCAGCGTGAGAGCTGGTGACCAGACGGAATTTCTAAATAGAAATGCGAGATCAAACTGTCACACAGAgttgtgcttttaaaaatacaatatgtcaaacattttttgaatagagttacacagttaaaaaaaaagaagtattatTCCAGATAACTTCAACACATATGTGTTAATAATATCAACTAGAATAAACcaaggaagaaataaaaactttctGTATCAACAAGTGTCAGTTGACTGATAATATAGAGGAAACTAAAACTGTTGACACGGTGTCACATTTTCGGAGCATGTTAGATTTGCCTATTTGAGTCCTCTCATTTTTGCAAAAGGGGAAGGTATGAACACTTATATCATGTGctgcaacatttgtttttccaaaccACTCACTGATAAGAGGGCATCTTATCTTTATCCGCCACCCTTACTACAACCCCCGTTAACAGGACAGTGATATCATGCTTATCAAGCTGAGTCGACCCGCCACTCTGAACAGCTTTGTGCGCCTCTTCCTTGAAAATGTGCCACCGACGGGACGATGTGCCAGATCTGTGGATGGGGGAGTCTTCGTCCCAGCGATGAGGGCTGTGATTTAAATGCAGGATATGTTGATGGTTCTTCCAAACTCTTTCCAATGCCTTCATTATACATGAAACCATTACAAATTCTTTTGTCTGtcgtttctttttctgtcttttccagcGAGGTATCCTGATAAGTTGCAATGCATGGATGTTCCTCTCCTGAGCAATGACATATGCTTCAATGCATATCCTTTCCAAATCACTGAAAACATGATCTGTGCCGGCTAtctggagggaggaaaggactCCTGTCAGGTAATGTAGAGGTCATGGCTCACAACACAAAGCAGATAGAGCTGCCTCTCGAATTAAAGGATGCATCAGTGATGATACCCGCATCTTTCTATCCTCAGAGGGACTCCTGGGGTCCCATGATGTGTGGCGGGGAGCTCCAGGGAGTCGTGTCTTGGGGACATGGTTGTGCTCTGAGAAAAAAGCCTGGGGTGTACACAAAGGTTTGCAATTACACCTCCTGGATCAGGAACACAATGGCATCTggctgaacaaataaataaatcacatggGGCGACATCAGTGAAAATCAACTATGAGATGCCCAGTGTGTTAGGTGTCATTTAACCATATCTATTAGTTTGTGTGTCCTTAAAATGTGTATGTCTTGTAAGGCAAAGATCTAAGAATATAACATCCAGTGTCAAGAAAAGCACACGTGCCTTCAGCCACTTATGCCCAACAAGAGTCTAAAACAAGTAGTAGACGTGTCACTGCCATAATTCATAGCATGACTGTAAATCAAAACAAGCATTCAAAGGTGTAATACACGGACTAGCTGCCTCACACATAATTTGGCTCCTCAAACTCTGAATCAGAATGATTTTACGTTGAATGGGCAGACGCGTTTCACGCTCAATGATACCTCAGGAGAACAAAGACCCGCTGAGGAACAAATTGAGGTGTTTATAGTCAGCCAATAATAAATCACAGAGGCTGAAAAATGCTGCTACACTGCTCTCTGTGGGTTGAAACTGTAAAGCATGCCGCACGCCGCTGGCCACACTCCATAATCAGTGAGTATGGAGCACTGCGACGAAAGGGGTATTTAGCCAGTTGACTCTGCAgcaagtttaattttttttaaatctggaaGTTCTTTAAAACGACAATGTCATCATGCAGCCTGAGTATTAATGATTGTGCAGTCCGAGTAAAATGGATACGTGGGTGGACAATTATTAAATCTGCTGTACGTCCTGAATCCCGTCCAGGGACACTGCTCTGTAACATCTGTGTGAAAGGCTCAAACTGCAAATAAAACAGCAGGTGCACATGTGAGAAAACTCAAtcacaaaaaccccaaaatgattTAAGTGGATTTCGGTTGCCTGGGTGTGGCAGAgtgaggaggagtgagtcacCAGGCATTTGCTTGACCACCAAATAAAGACTGGGCCCTAACGAGCTTGTCTCAGGACTCATGGCctatgtacatttaaaaaaaattgctgttaTCCCAATGAAGCACGCTGGATGCTGCACACTTTTTGAAAACATGTCCCTGGGTGTGAGGGTTTTGGCAACACAGATGTCCGTGTTTTAAATCTTACTGAATTCCACAATCCACGATAATGGGCTGCTGCAGAAGTCACAATGTCTCGATGGTAACAGAGACCTTTTCCTTCTGCAGTGTCCTGCACAGGAAAGGAATCGGACAGAGATCCCAGCCCTCGGACAGAGATCAGCCATGTCAGAGGAAACCAGCACTTTAGACGTCGTCATATAAATTGAGCTAtacaaggaaataaaataaaataggcaACAAGCTGACTGAATAATAACTGAATGATAATGCAATGTGAAATGATTCAATAAAATACCCTAAGCACacagatacatatttaaaagaTCAAACTATACTGTTGATGATTAATACATAGTATGATAAAGTGTTTTATTAAATTACCTAATTACTAAATATTCAGAGAATCTTATAACAATAGCACAAATCTGGTGTGTACTGTATACTCTTTATGTAAAAGCTAACTAATTATGATAATCAAGATCATAATTTAATGAGATACTGATACAATATAATAAGGCCACCTGCAAGATCTTGGTTGAGTTCATTAAAGTAAACACAGATCTGATGCAGAAAACTTACAACATATAATCTGCACTGTAAATCCCAAATTCGCTCACTCCTCTTAAAAGTTTATTGTAAACAGCTTGGAGACAAAACTTTTGATTTAAGAACAGTACAGTACCATTGCAGTTACCTGTACACCTGACATGAAACAACTCATAAAACAACTGCAACACTCgttgtaattgtgtttttgctttatgTAAAGTGAACACATACTTTTCATTTAAGTTAACAAGAAAGTGAGTACTGTTCATATGGACGGAAAACCACTGAGTCTATGTAATATTataaccatttaaaaaa
Encoded proteins:
- the fpr1 gene encoding chemerin-like receptor 1; amino-acid sequence: MMELMTASPFYNMNTTDITGRNGSLYNDEEEYDYKDEHAELRQSLNIMSLIVYCLAFVLGVFGNGVVIWVTGFKMKKTVNTVWFLNLAVADFLFTAFLPLSVTYTAMDFHWPFGNFMCKLNSTVSFLNMFASVYILVVISVDRYVSVVWPVWAQNHRSVRKASCVSLGVWVLALILSAPYFIFKDTGPSYHNEDIINCFNNFALSDDYETPSVNQLRQFRHQTMTITRFLLGFVVPFTVIVSCYAVIIHRLRRNRTLASQSSRPFKIIAAVITTFFLCWAPYHIMALIEMVNHTAIHSTEILDHIITIGIPIATSLAFLNSCLNPLLYVFMGQDFKEKVRKSILNVLESAFQEEVSRSYTYTNSMVTSRSKEKSVSDAEV